In Mammaliicoccus sp. Marseille-Q6498, the genomic stretch TCCATAAACTGACGGAAAATAGGCATTTCATCTTCACTTAAGAAACGTACTTTAACACCATTTTTTTGAACTTTCTTAGTATTACGCTTTCTAAGACTATCCATGTTTTTAATGAGTGTTTTTTCGTCCATACCTTCTAAGTCTAGTACAGAATGCCATCTAATTTGATGAATCGGATGGAAACCAGTTGAGAAACCTTGATGTTCATACCCTAAAGATTCAAATTGTTGAATAAGTCCATCTCTATTAAATGACTTTTTAACATCCCCGTCATGATCTCTTAATTGGTATGGTAAATACGGGTCAATTCTGAAAAATAATCCTTTATAACCTTTTAAATATGTCACAATTTCTTTGAAGAAAAAGTCGACAAGTTCTTTATTATCATAATCCATTACTGGACCTCTATTAGAGTAAAAGTAATTAAACTTTTTCATAACTGGTACACTCGTTAATAAACATGCTGCAACTACTTCGTCATGATCATCTTTAACGCCAACTAAATGTGTTGAAGTCCCTTCTGATATTTTTAATTCATAGTTACCAACCTCTTGAGTAAAATGAGCATAAGGCATTTGATTCGTGAATGCTTCAAATTCACCAGTCGTTAAATTTGTAAATTTCATTTATATAATACTCCCAATCTAATATTTATGTATTTATAACAATTATACAATATTTTTTCTTTATTCTAAAACAATACTCATTACTTATCCATTATTTCATAAATAAAACCGCTTTATGGCAGGTTTTTGTGTATTAATTACATATTCTATTAAAAACTCGCTTGCCTAGGGTACAGTCTCAGCCTGTAGTCTTCGACTCGTACTATTCCCTTAGGCGTCTCGTTTTTAATCGTTTTTTGTTTTTTAAATAAATCCTTATTTACACTTTCAACGATTCCTATTCGTTAGCCATCATAATAAAAAAATAAAAACCCGCCTTATGGCAGGTTTTTATTTTTAAATGGCTTTATTTTATGATATTTACAAATTTCTCAGCGACTTCTTGACTTGAGTTTGGATTTTGACCTGTTACAAATTTACCATCTGCAACTGTATGTGATTCAAAATCTCCACCTTTTACAAAACGTGCACCTTGTTCTTCTAATTGTGATTGTAGTAGAAATGGTACGTCGTTATCAAGCTGCATTGCTTTTTCTTCGCTATCTGTAAAAGCAGTCAGTTTCACGTCGTTTACTAAATAATTTCCATCAGGCAATTTCGCACCAACAAATGCGCTTGGTCCGTGACAAACTGCACCGATGACTTTATCATTTTCTCTATAATAAGCGAGCATATTTTCTAAGTCTGGATTGTTTGGGAAATCAAATACTGTCCCGTGACCGCCTGGTAAAAATATGCCGTCATAATTTTCAAATACAATGTCTTTAATACCATTTGTTTGTTGTAACTTTTCTAAAACATCATGATATTCTTTCGTTTCATTTTCTTGAGTTGAGTTAGGATCAATTGGGACACTTCCACCGTTTACTGATGCAATGTCTACTTCTAATCCATTTTTAATAAATACTTTGTAAGGAATTGCTGCTTCTTCTAGCCATAGTCCAGTTGGTTTACCATCTTTAAATTGAGATGCATTTGTAACAACTATCAATACTTTTTTGCTCATTAGAAACACTCCTTTTCTCTTGTTATTTTTGATTATAACATGAGGTGTATCTCTTTTTCTTCTCTTAAGGGTTTGAATAAATTTTATTATTCGTCTAATGCGTTTCTAATTGATTTTAAGTACGCTTCTGTTTCTTGAGTCGCATCGTTTTCTAATCTTTTTACAATTTCACTTCCTATTACTATGCCATCACTAAAAGCTTTTATTTCTTTTGCATGATCAACTGTTTTAATACCAAAACCACATACTACCGGAACTTGTGAATGTTCTTTAATGAATTGGATTTTATCTTTTAATCCTTCATGGAATCCTCTACCATCTCCAGTTGTTGCATTCATCGTGACTGTATAAATAAAACCTTCAGCATTTTCTGCAATTTGTTTAATTCTTTCATCACTAGAAGTCATAGCAACTAAAGAAATCAGTTTAATACGTGATGCTTTTAATTTTTCTTTAAAACGTTGACCAAGTTCAAATGGTAAATCGGGAATGATAAGTCCATAAACGTTGGCTTCAGCTATTCTTTCGATAAATTTTTCGACGCCATATGAATCAATTAAATTGTAATACGTCATGAATAAATAAGGCGTTTTGATATCTTGTTTATGTTGAATCAATTGATCAATAATTTTATTCACTGTCATACCTTGTTTGATTGCTTCTTGACCTGCTTTCATAATCGTTGGTCCGTCTGCAACTGGATCTGAAAAAGGCAAACCAATTTCAATAAAGTCCGCACCGTTTTTATCCATTAGTTTAACAGATTCTATAAAATCTTGATTACCCATTACGTAAGGTATAAACAGTTTATTCATATTGTTGACCCTCCTCACCTTGCATATATTTTCTAATTGTTTCCATATCTTTATCTCCTCTACCAGATACAGTTACAACAATAATTTCATCTTTGTCCATCGTAGGTGCTAATTGTTCAACATAACTTAAGGCATGTGCACTTTCAATTGCTGGTATAATACCTTCTAATTGTGTGAACTTTATAAGTGCATCCATAGCTTCTTTATCATTGGCGTTAGGATATTCAACACGTCCAATATGATTATAATAACTATGTTCTGGACCTACTCCTGGATAGTCTAATCCTGCTGAAATAGAATGTGCAAGTTCAACTTGTCCATTTTCATCTTGAATTAAGTACATTCTTGAACCATGTAACACACCAGGTTTTCCTTTGTTAATCGCAAGCGCATGTTTTGGTGTATCTACGCCTTTACCGGCAGCTTCTACACCATATAATTTAACTGAATCATCATTTATAAATGGATAAAATGTGCCGATAGCGTTTGAACCACCACCAATACAAGCTACTACTGCATCAGGTAAACGAGATTCTTTTTCTAATATTTGAGTTTTAATTTCTTTTCCGATAACACTTTGTAAATCACGCACAATTGTTGGGAATGGATGTGGTCCTAAAGCTGAACCTAGTAAATAGTGTGTATCTTCTACGTTTGAAACCCAATATTGTAATGCTTTGTTTACAGCATCTGATAATGTACCTTGTCCGTCTGTAACAGGTACGACTTTTGCGCCAAGTAATTCCATTCTAAATACGTTAAGCGCTTGTCTTTCAATATCTTCTTCACCCATAAATACGATCAATTCCATATCAAATAATGCTGCGATTGTTGCACTTGCTACACCGTGTTGCCCAGCTCCAGTTTCAGCTACAAGTTTTCTTTTGCCCATTTTTTGAGCAATCAACGCTTGTCCTAGTGCATTATTAATTTTATGTGCACCAGTATGATTTAAATCTTCACGTTTTAAATATATTTTTGCACCGCCTAGTTCTTCTGTATATCTTTTTGCGTATGTTAAAGGTGTTTCTCGGCCTACATAATCTTTTAAATATCCGTTTAACGTTTTATGAAATTCAGGATCATTCTTTAATTGTTGATACGTATCATTTAATTCTTGAACGGCCGGCATTAACGTTTCTGGTACATATTGCCCACCGAACTCTCCGAAGAAACCTAAGTCGTCTGCTTCAAGCTGTATTTGTTCTTTCATGCTTATCATCCCTTCAAATTTGTTAATAATGTTTTGATTTTATAGTTATCTTTTTTACCGTTCGTTTCAATTCCACTCGAAATATCATATCCTATATTGTTTAACTTTAATGACTCAATATGATTGATTTTTTCTAAGTCTAAGCCCCCTGCTATTAAATACGGAACTTCATCGATTGCTTTTAAAATTGACCAATCAAAAGATATCCCCGTACCACCATAATTTGTTGAAGGTGTATCTATAAGAAATAAATCTATATGATTTTTAAAAGTTTGAATTTGATGCGGTAATTGTTCATTAGCTGGAATGGCTTTAAAAACTTTCAAATGTGGATATAACGATTGAACTTGTTTTATAAATTCAATATCTTCGTCACCATGAAATTGAATAGTATTAATCGTTGTCGTTTCAACAAGTTCCTTAACTTCTTCAATTGAAGGATTAACAACGACAGCCACTTTATCTATATTTCCAGGAATACTATGACTTAAATTTTTGATTTCATTTATGGATACATATCGTTTACTTTTCGGAAAAGTAATAAATCCAATCGCATCAACATGATGATCGATAGCTGTGTCTATTGATTCTTTTTCTTTAAAGCCGCAACATTTAATGTACATGTCGCTCACCACGTTTTTGTAATCTTAAACTTGGTAAGAAATGTTCTAAATGAGGATGTTTCATTAAAGATTCACCAATAAGCGCACCATCGATACCACTATCTATTATAGACTCAACATCTTCTAAAGTACGAATACCACTTTCTGAGATATAAGTTACGTTTGATTTTATATCCATTAATATTTCGTTTGTATGTTTAACGTCTGTTACAAAGCGTTTTAAGTCTCTATTGTTTACACCTATTAAATCTGCATTAATGCGATGTGCCACTGCTAGTTCTTCTTTATCATGAACCTCTACTAATATTTCTAATCCTTTTCCTTTAGCATAATCATAAAGATCTCTTATCTCTTCTTCAGAAAGAATATTGACGATTAATAATATAATCGAAGCACCAACGTGATGTGCTAAGTCGATTTGTCTTTTATCAATAATAAAATCTTTACATAAGACAGGAAGTGTTGTTTTAGTTGTTAAATTTTGTAGCCTTTCATAACTACCGTCGAAATATTTTTCATCTGTTAAAATCGAGATTGCTGAGGCGCCATATTGTTCGTAAAGTTTAATTTGAGTTGCCATATCTCTTTTCGGTATATCTGAAACAGTTGGGCTTTTTGCTTTTAGCTCAGCAATAATATTAAGTTTTGAATCTTGCTTAACACGATTTAAAAACGTACATTTATGTTGAATATCTACTTTTTCTAAATTTGCTAATTTTTCTTCATAATAACCAGCGTTCAGTAATTCTTTTTTATATTCTACGATTTCATCCAATATTGTCATAAACTTCTCCTCCAACTAACTCAAGAATATTAATTGCTTGTTTATTATCGATGATGTCTTCTGCAATCGACACGCCTTCTTCAATTGTTTCTGCTTTTCCAGAAATGTATAAAGCAAGTGCTGCATTTAATACAACAACATCTCTTTTTGGACCTTTATCTTGTCCTGTTAAAATGTCTAACGTGATTTTTTTATTTTCTTTTGGTGTTCCACCTTTTAAAGCATCATTACTTGCTGGTTGGAGTCCATAATCACGCGCATTTACTGTATATTTTTCTATAGTTTTATCTTCTGAAATTTCATATACAATATTGTCTCCAGATAAAGTTGCTTCATCCATTCCGCCAGCACCGTGTAATACAATCGCACGTTTACGTCCTAATTTATTTAAAGCATTTGCTATAGTTTCTAATTTACTTTCATCGTAAACACCCATCACTTGAAAATCTAATTGATATGGATGAATCATAGGACCAATTAAATTAAATGCTGTTGGTGTAGGAATTGTTTTTCTTACAGGTTGAACAGTTTTCATAATCGGATATGTTTCAGTAGCACTTAAAAATGCTAAATTCGTTTGATTGACCACTTCAGTTGCTTTACTAATTGGTGTAGTATTGATGTTTAATGCTGATAATATATCGATACTACCTGTTTTTGAAGTAATGCTCTTATTCCCGTGTTTTAATACTTTTAATCCTGCTGCAGCTACTATAAATGAAGCGGTTGTAGATATATTAAAACTGCCTGAATGATCGCCACCCGTACCACAAACACAAATACTGTCTTCTATATATGGTCGTTCTTTATATGTTGTTTCTATTAAACTTTCGGTTAAATTTGATAATTCATCAGAAGTTTCACCTTTCATGCTTAAAGCGACTAAGTGTGCAACTTTTAAAGTGACATCTTCTTCTTCGTTCATCATTAAATCTACAAATGATTTCATTTCTACTTCATTTAAATTACGATATTGAATGAGTTGTTTTAATGTGTTCATGATGTGCACCTTCCTTAGTTTGATTTATAAAAGCTTCGATAATTTCAGTTCCATAATCTGAAGCAAATGATTCTGGATGATATTGTATGCCATAGTGTGGATGAGTTTTATGTTCGAACGATTGGATAGCATCTTTTGTTCTACCTGTAATCGTTAAACATTTTGGAAAAGTCTTTTCATCGCTTATGAGTGAATGATATCTCATAATATTAAAGCCGGTATTTAAGTTTTTATATAGTACCGAAGATTCTAGTAAATCTATTTGGTCTACTTTTCCATGTTTCACTTCTTTACCAACAATGACAGTACCGCCGTAATATGTTGTGAGCGCTTGAGCACCTAAACATATACCTAAAATCGGTTTATCTTGATAAGCTTCGATAATTTTATTTAAGTCGTCTGTGTCATCTGGATGTCCTGGTCCTGGTGAAATGACTAAACCATCTATAGTTAAATTTAATGGTGCTTCATCTGGATGATAAATTTGTACGTCTTCAAATTGTTCTATTAAGTCAACTAAGTTATATGTGAATGAATCATAATTATCTATTACTAATATCATGGCGATACCTCCAATAAACTTTTTGCTTTAATCATTGTTTCTTTAAGTTCTTTATTAGGATTTGAATCATAAACGACACCACATCCAGCTTCAACATTTACATATTCTGAATCTACGACCATCGTACGGATAGCTAATGCAAAATCTAAATCGTGATTGCAATTAATGTATCCAACGCCACCAGCATATATACCTCTTTTTTGTTTTCTACTTTCGTATAAACGCGTTATAGCTCTTGTTTTAGGTGCGCCAGATACTGTTCCAGCAGGTAATAGTGCTGTAATCATTTGAAGCGGTGTAATTTCAGGTTTGATTTTCCCTTCTACTATTGTGTAGATGTGCATCACATGTTCAAATCTTTCAATTGTCATTAATTTCGGTATATGAACTGTTCCTCTTTGAGCAATGATATTTAAATCATTTCTTCCAAGATCTACTAACATACGATGTTCTGATAATTCTTTTTCATCTGTTAGCAATTCGATTTCATTTTGTTTATCTTCTTCTTCAGTCGCGCCACGTTTATGTGTACCTGCTATCGGATTTGTTGTAATAACATCACCTTCTTTTTTTATAAAACTTTCTGGTGATGAACCAATTACTGTTCTTTCTTCGTCATCGACATAATACATATAAGGACTTGGATTTTGTCTTTTTAAATTTTTATAAAGTTGAAGTTTTAATTCATCTTGATGAGACGCTTCAAAATAATGTTTATATTTATAAATTCTTGAAGGGACAACTTGGAACATGTCTCCTTTACTAATTAAAGATTTGAAATACGTCACTTCTTTCATGAAATCTTCTTCAGAAATATTTGTTTCAAGTTCCCCTCGTTTGCTATGTTCAATTTTATTTTGAAATAGTGGTACTTTTTTTAAATCATTAAACAAGTTGTTCAATTCATCGCTTAGTTCATTTTCATCTTTATCACTAAATAAATTTGTCGCAATTATAAATAAATCTTCTTTGAAATGATCAAATACATAAGCTGATTCAACAAGATTAAATGAAACATCTGGATAATCTGATTTCACTTCTATTTGTTTTAAAAGTTTATTTTGGTATCTGATTAAGTCAAAGCTACAATAACCAATTAAACCTGATACAAATGGTAAGTGTGATAATTCATCTGGAATATCTTCATTTTTTATATTATTTATAAATTTTTCTAAAGCTTCATATGGTGCTTCGTGTTGAATGTGTTCTTCGCCATTTAATATAATTTGAAAGTAATCATCATGTAAGTTCACTTTTCCAATTGCATCAAAAGCAACAATTGAAAATCTGCCTTTCATTTGATCTGTACTTGCACTTTCTAAAATCATTTTTTTATTTTTTATTTGTCCTAAAGCTTCTGGTGTAATATCAGCATTTAATTTTTTATATTTTATATTCATCATTTTTCCTCCTAAATAAAAACCGCGCATAAACATCCTAAATTAACAGGACGCTTATGCGCGGTACCACCTTGATTAATAAGTTTTCACTTATTCACTCATTCATTATTTTATTTTTACGACATGATCCCCATTTCTAAATTAAAGTGTGTTAGTTTCCATCAACCACTAACTTTCTATTCGCTACATGTTTTAATTTATACTTATGATCACTGAATTTTTATATACAAAAAGACACCACAATTACGCATTCTGTAAGGACGCGTTACCGTGGTGCCACCTTAGTTAACATTGATATCATGTTCACTTTAATTTTAATTTAATTTTACATTTATTCAAAAGCCCAATTCTCTCATTGTGTGCTGTGCTAATTTACATCACCCATTAGCTTTCTAATTGCTACAAACATCACGAGATACTTATCTTTCAAATTCCGAATGATTGCTTCGGATTAATTAAGTATCACTATACGAGAATATTTTTTAAAAGTCAACCTTTTAATTATTTAATTACTTTTTATACTAGATAAGCAATAAGCACGCAACAATTTTTCACTTTCTAAAATTGAATCTTCATGTGTACGTTCTAACGCATGAGATGACTCTATTCCTGCACCAAATAAACCGTGACGAATATCTGCACCAGCATGTAGTGCCGCAGAAGCATCAGATCCATAGAATGGATATATATCTAGTTTATATTTAATATCGTGTTCTTTACATAATTCTACAAAATGATTTCGTAAACCAACATGATATGGTCCCGAAGCATCTTTCACACAAATCGATACTGTATATTCATCTGAAGTTTGGCCATCACCTAAAGCGCCCATATCAAAAGCAATAAATTCTACTACTTTTTCTGAAATACTTGAGTTGGCACCATAGCCAATTTCCTCATTGTTAGAAATATAAAATTGAGTCGTATGTGGTAATTCTATATTCTCTTCTTTAATATATTTTAAAAATTGTAAAACCATCGCAACACTTGCCTTATCATCAAGATGACGAGATTTCACAAATCCTGAAGCTGTATGTTCAAAACGAGGGTCAAAACTAACAGCGTCCCCTACTTCAATTCCAAGCGCTCTAGTATCTTCCGCATTGAACACTTTCTCATCAATTCTAACTTCCATATGTTCAGCATCTCTAGGAATTTCAGTATTATTTTTATAAACATGTACACTCGTTTCGTGTAAACAAATCGTTCCTGATATTTCTAAGCCCGTTTGCGTTGTGATTGTACAATATTCACCTTCAATTGCATTCCAACTAAAGCCACCTATTAAATCTAATTTTAATCTACCATCTGATTTAATGTCTTTAACGATAGCGCCCAATGTATCGACATGTGCAGTAATTAAACGTTGTTCCTCATCATTTTTACCAGGAACATGAATGAATAAACCACCTTTATTCGTAGTGCTCGTGCTATAATTTAATGATTCAGCTACATTTTTGCAATATTCAATAGCCGGATCTGCAAAACCCGATGGACTATTAATATTTACAAGTTCTTTAATCGTTGAAATTGTATCTTTAACATTTATCTTCATTTTCCCACTCCTAACTTGTTAATTTTCATTTTAAACTTTTAAAAAAATAAATCAATATCACTTGTTTCAAGCTCTAACTTGCTTTAAACTATTAAAGTATTGGAGGGATTTTATGCAACGTATATTCATAGTAGGTTTAGGATTAATTGGCGGAAGTTTAATTCAAAATATTAAATACCATCATCCACATATACATATTACAGGTTACGATTTCTTTGAAAAGCATTCTGAAATTGCACTTTCAATGCATATGATAGATGAAATTGCCCTTGATTTTGATACGGCTGCAAAAGACGCAGACTTAATTATTTTAGCAACACCTGTACAACAATCTATCGAATACGGTAAGAGATTATTAGAAATTGAAACAAAACCTGGCCTTATCGTGACGGACACAGGTAGTACAAAAATTGGTTTAAGTACACTTGAAACTGACTTGCTCCATAAAAATATCCACTTAATCGGTGGTCATCCTATGGCCGGTAGTCATAAATCAGGTGTGATCAATTCTAAAAAACACCTTTTCGAAAATGCATATTACGTGTTAATTTTTGATCAAGAAGAAAATGAACCAGCATATAGTGAAATTAAATTATTATTAGAACCTACTAAAGCTAAATTTATAAAAATGTCAGCAAAAGAACATGACTACGTTACCGGCGTTGTAAGTCATTTTCCGCATATCATTGCCTCAAGTTTAATTCATATGAACGAAGAGAACACGAAAGTCTCAGAATATGTTAAAACATTAGCGGCAGGCGGATTTCGTGACATTACCCGTATCGCTAGTAGTAACGCAGATATGTGGAGAGATATCACATTAGAAAACAAAGCACATCTCGTGACTTTAATGGAAAATTGGATTGAACAAATGGAACGAACTAAAGAAATCATCCAAGAAGGAAATCCAAGTTTAATTCATGATTTCTTCTCCAGTGCTAAAACATATCGCGATAAACTCCCAGTTAAAGAACAAGGCGCATTAACGTCAACATTTGATTTATATGTCGATATCCCCGATAAACCAGGGATGATCAGTGAAGTTACAAGAATTCTTGGTCAAAATCATATTTCTATTACAAACATTAGAATTTTAGAAGTCAGAGAAGATATTATGGGTGCATTACGATTAAGCTTTAAATCCAGTAACGATAGAGACAGAGCAATAGAAGCACTCAATACATTTGATACGTATACATTGTAATGAAAAATAAAGAATTGTAGATGATATCGAGCGCTAAGTTGCTAGATTCATCAGTTTAGCAATTTAGACTCGCTCTATGTTGCTAGATTCACCAGTTTAGCAATTTAGGGCCACTCTATGTTGCTAGATTTGCCAGTTTAGCAATTTAGAGTCCTTCTATGTTGCTAGATTTACCAGTTTAGCAATTTAGGAACATTCTATGTTGCATGTCGGGCTCCACTTGCAACTTAGCAACCTTCTATATTGCATGTCGGGCTCCACTTGCAACTTAGCGACTCTCTATATTGCATGTCGGGCTCCACTTGCAACTTAGCGTCCTTCTATATTGCATGTCAGGCTCCACTTGCAATATAGAGCTCATATTAATAGTCAATTCTATAAAAAAGACAAACTTGAGAAAACATCTTCTCAAGTTTGTCTTTTTTATAATGTTTCAGAAACTTTTTTCGTATAATACATTGTATTGATCAAATATAAAATAATCATTAATGTTACTGAGAAAAATTGATTATTATTTGAAACCATACTGTATATAGAACTAAGACAAATTATGCCTATAATTATTTGTTGATTGAGAACATGGGTTTTTTGAAGTGCTACCAACGTTATATACTGTTCTCCACTGTCCATCATATCTATTAATTTTTCATTTAATTTTTTATCCCATGGTTTCGGATAGTTTCGCTCTGGATACAATTTTCCTAAAATTGATAAAAATCTATATGATAAAATTGTAATAACAATCATTACCAATATGTAAATTATTAATGACATAATATTTGGTTCGTCTGTCATATTTATTGCAATATTAAGTATGATTAAACCAAGTGTTGTTACCAAACCAAGTAGAACTGGTGGAAAAATTAAAGTTCTTTCAAGTTGAATTTCTATTTCATCTTCATTTTCTTCTGTTGTTTCAATTTCTCTTAAATTTTTTGCTTTCTTGTAAACATTCATTAGCATAAATATTAATACAATTATAAATACTAATATGACAATCGTAGCAATGTCTGTCTGAGTTTTTGTAAGTTTTATTTCTAGAACTCCGTGATTGTCGCTTAAAAAGGTTGATGATAAACCACCTATTAAACCACCGATAATCATATATAAAATAAAATTACCTATCATCAATATTTTTTTATTTTTCATAGTTCATCCTCCTCGAAAATGAAAACTTCTTCCACATTCTCTTTTAATATTCTAGCGATTCGGACAGCAGTCAGTATTGACGGCATAAAATTATTACGTTCTATTAATGATACTGTCTGTCTAGAAATTCCAGCTTTTTTCGCTAATTCAGTTTGGTTATATCCTTCACGGGCTCGTAATTCCTTCACCCTGTTTTTCATTAAACCACCACCTACACGCATTAATATACACTATTGTAGTCAAAATGACAAATATAGTTGTCAAATTTTATAAAAAAGAAAGCTAAGATAAAAATATCTCAGCCTCTAATTTTTTCTGCTAGATGTATATAACATTCTATATATTTGTTCGCTTTGTTTTTCAATTAAAATTTTACTATTTTCAATGGCTTCGTTAAGTGTCATTGGTCCGTTCGTTATACTAAATGCTGCTGCTAAGCCTTGTTCATGTAGTGATGATAAATCTCCTTCTATGCTGCCTCCAATTGCAATAACTGGTATGTTGTATGCTTTTGCTACTTTACAAACGCCTGATATTACTTTTCCTCCAGCGGTTTGTCCGTCAATTTTTCCTTCTCCAGTAACAATATAATCGAATTGTTTCTCTTCAATTATTGCTTTTAAATTAACAAAATCCATAACAAGTTCTATACCTTTTTTAATTTCTGTATTTAAAAATGCCATTAATCCACCGGCTGTACCACCTGCAGCGCCAGCTCCTTCAATATTGTGTATTGAAATATTTTTCTTTTCTTCAATGATGTCAGCAAAATGTTTTAATGATTGATCTAATTGTTCGACCATTTCTAGTGTAGCACCTTTTTGAGGACCAAATATATAACTTGCACCATTTTTACCAATAAATGGGTTAGTAACATCACAAGCAATATCAAACTGAGCTTCTTTAACGCTAGGCATAACATTTGATTCGTCGATTGCGTCTATATCTTTTATATGTATAGCACCTGTTTGAATTTCATTTTTATTTTTATCTAAAAATCGAAATCCTAATGCTTGTAGAATGCCCACTCCAGCATCATTTGTTGCACTACCACCTAAACAAATAATAAAATGCCTAATTCCATTTTCTAAAGCATCTTTTATAAGTAATCCGGTACCATAAGTAGAAGCGTTATAAGGATTTAATTCTTCATTTGTCAGTAAATCAATACCAGAACTTGTTGCTAATTCAATAATCGCAGTTTTTTCATCACCTGAAATACCGTATTGGGCAGTTATATTTCTTCCTAAAGGATCCAAACTATTTATTTCTTTTACAGTACCATTTGTAGCTTGGACAAGATTAATCATTGTCCCTTCACCACCATCAGCCATAGGTAATAATTCTGTATTTATATTTGAATCA encodes the following:
- a CDS encoding aminoacyltransferase, producing MKFTNLTTGEFEAFTNQMPYAHFTQEVGNYELKISEGTSTHLVGVKDDHDEVVAACLLTSVPVMKKFNYFYSNRGPVMDYDNKELVDFFFKEIVTYLKGYKGLFFRIDPYLPYQLRDHDGDVKKSFNRDGLIQQFESLGYEHQGFSTGFHPIHQIRWHSVLDLEGMDEKTLIKNMDSLRKRNTKKVQKNGVKVRFLSEDEMPIFRQFMEDTTEKKDFDDRGDDFYYNRLKYFDNVKMPLAYIDFETYIPQLEKEHEQYNKDILKAEKDLEKKPDNQKTVNKIDNLKLQRDANETKLEEAKQLRTTHGDTLPIAAGFFIINQFEVVYYAGGSSNEYRHFAGSYAIQWEMIKYALEHNINRYNFYGISGDFSEDAPDVGVIKFKKGYNADVYEYIGDFVKPINKPAYKAYTSIKKVLKK
- a CDS encoding type 1 glutamine amidotransferase domain-containing protein, encoding MSKKVLIVVTNASQFKDGKPTGLWLEEAAIPYKVFIKNGLEVDIASVNGGSVPIDPNSTQENETKEYHDVLEKLQQTNGIKDIVFENYDGIFLPGGHGTVFDFPNNPDLENMLAYYRENDKVIGAVCHGPSAFVGAKLPDGNYLVNDVKLTAFTDSEEKAMQLDNDVPFLLQSQLEEQGARFVKGGDFESHTVADGKFVTGQNPNSSQEVAEKFVNIIK
- the trpA gene encoding tryptophan synthase subunit alpha translates to MNKLFIPYVMGNQDFIESVKLMDKNGADFIEIGLPFSDPVADGPTIMKAGQEAIKQGMTVNKIIDQLIQHKQDIKTPYLFMTYYNLIDSYGVEKFIERIAEANVYGLIIPDLPFELGQRFKEKLKASRIKLISLVAMTSSDERIKQIAENAEGFIYTVTMNATTGDGRGFHEGLKDKIQFIKEHSQVPVVCGFGIKTVDHAKEIKAFSDGIVIGSEIVKRLENDATQETEAYLKSIRNALDE
- the trpB gene encoding tryptophan synthase subunit beta; this translates as MKEQIQLEADDLGFFGEFGGQYVPETLMPAVQELNDTYQQLKNDPEFHKTLNGYLKDYVGRETPLTYAKRYTEELGGAKIYLKREDLNHTGAHKINNALGQALIAQKMGKRKLVAETGAGQHGVASATIAALFDMELIVFMGEEDIERQALNVFRMELLGAKVVPVTDGQGTLSDAVNKALQYWVSNVEDTHYLLGSALGPHPFPTIVRDLQSVIGKEIKTQILEKESRLPDAVVACIGGGSNAIGTFYPFINDDSVKLYGVEAAGKGVDTPKHALAINKGKPGVLHGSRMYLIQDENGQVELAHSISAGLDYPGVGPEHSYYNHIGRVEYPNANDKEAMDALIKFTQLEGIIPAIESAHALSYVEQLAPTMDKDEIIVVTVSGRGDKDMETIRKYMQGEEGQQYE
- a CDS encoding phosphoribosylanthranilate isomerase; the encoded protein is MYIKCCGFKEKESIDTAIDHHVDAIGFITFPKSKRYVSINEIKNLSHSIPGNIDKVAVVVNPSIEEVKELVETTTINTIQFHGDEDIEFIKQVQSLYPHLKVFKAIPANEQLPHQIQTFKNHIDLFLIDTPSTNYGGTGISFDWSILKAIDEVPYLIAGGLDLEKINHIESLKLNNIGYDISSGIETNGKKDNYKIKTLLTNLKG
- the trpC gene encoding indole-3-glycerol phosphate synthase TrpC, with amino-acid sequence MTILDEIVEYKKELLNAGYYEEKLANLEKVDIQHKCTFLNRVKQDSKLNIIAELKAKSPTVSDIPKRDMATQIKLYEQYGASAISILTDEKYFDGSYERLQNLTTKTTLPVLCKDFIIDKRQIDLAHHVGASIILLIVNILSEEEIRDLYDYAKGKGLEILVEVHDKEELAVAHRINADLIGVNNRDLKRFVTDVKHTNEILMDIKSNVTYISESGIRTLEDVESIIDSGIDGALIGESLMKHPHLEHFLPSLRLQKRGERHVH
- the trpD gene encoding anthranilate phosphoribosyltransferase; amino-acid sequence: MNTLKQLIQYRNLNEVEMKSFVDLMMNEEEDVTLKVAHLVALSMKGETSDELSNLTESLIETTYKERPYIEDSICVCGTGGDHSGSFNISTTASFIVAAAGLKVLKHGNKSITSKTGSIDILSALNINTTPISKATEVVNQTNLAFLSATETYPIMKTVQPVRKTIPTPTAFNLIGPMIHPYQLDFQVMGVYDESKLETIANALNKLGRKRAIVLHGAGGMDEATLSGDNIVYEISEDKTIEKYTVNARDYGLQPASNDALKGGTPKENKKITLDILTGQDKGPKRDVVVLNAALALYISGKAETIEEGVSIAEDIIDNKQAINILELVGGEVYDNIG